The Pocillopora verrucosa isolate sample1 chromosome 14, ASM3666991v2, whole genome shotgun sequence genome has a segment encoding these proteins:
- the LOC131778342 gene encoding prestin isoform X2, whose protein sequence is MEEYSTICDEKLDIQIGRKVYNERCLTETNGDSSSGELAKRKSPFSKVFHKIASCSCSWNGFLSRLVCLAPIIRWLPKYSVKKDLSADITGGVTVGIMHIPQGLAFAMLASLPPVTGLYTAIIPVLVYMIMGTSRHLSVGSFAVICLMVAQVVEREVGSMPLSPSPTPGNGSMSSPSPTGASTGLWTPLESAKMEVAISLSLLVGIIQVIMGVARLGFVVTFLSDPLISGFTTGSAVFVVISQLKHILGLKVPQITGPLASVKIFTYMMKNIPSANIGAVITGVLCLVLLIGLKQVNERFKQKLKVPIPAELLVVVVGTAISYGATINANFGTSIIGEIPKGLPPLSVPSLSRISNISSDAFVIAVVIFATNISLAKMFAKKRGYAVEPNQELISYGAGNIAGSFFSCFPICNALARTAVQENLANTQLCSVVVIALILLVLLFIAPLFYHLPKAILAAVVIANLVGLLRQFSRLRDLWGIHKPDAVVWFFTCFGVILLGVDVGLGVGVICALFAVVLSLSRSRHTILGRVKATELYRDIKQCPSAFEVPGVKVLRLESPLYFGNVERFRNALVSASGLDPSSQQKARKRVKLGNDDEKYDLLESENGGNCNGEIPNGKPIPLEKKRTPRTSAVEVDEPQTCIHTVVIDCSSFTFIDSVGLHALPSLLSEFKKAGVQIYLAGCSSILIKRLASSTKKAAIQAIPHHAMFPSIHDAVISAIRSRDYALWGEDLEKETCL, encoded by the exons ATGGAGGAATATTCTACAATTTGTGATGAAAAACTCGATATTCAAATCGGACGAAAAGTTTATAATGAAAGGTGTTTGACAGAGACAAATGGTGATTCAAGCTCTGGAGAACTGGCGAAGAGAAAGAGTCCTTTCTCAAAAGTTTTCCACAAAATTGCCTCTTGCTCATGCTCGTGGAATGGTTTCCTTTCTCGTCTTGTCTGTCTTGCTCCGATTATTCGCTGGTTGCCAAAATACAGCGTAAAGAAGGACTTATCAGCTGATATTACTGGAGGTGTTACAGTTGGCATCATGCATATTCCTCAAG GACTCGCATTCGCCATGCTGGCTTCTCTTCCGCCGGTCACGGGACTTTACACCGCCATTATCCCAGTTTTGGTTTATATGATCATGGGTACATCACGACACTTGTCTGTAG GTAGTTTCGCAGTCATTTGTTTGATGGTGGCTCAAGTTGTTGAACGTGAAGTGGGTTCCATGCCATTATCACCCAGTCCCACACCAGGTAATGGCTCGATGTCCAGTCCTTCTCCGACAGGTGCAAGCACCGGGTTATGGACACCCCTCGAGTCAGCCAAAATGGAGGTCGCCATTTCCCTTTCCTTACTCGTTGGTATCATCCAG GTTATCATGGGAGTGGCGAGGCTGGGATTTGTGGTGACGTTCTTGTCGGATCCATTGATCAGCGGTTTTACCACAGGATCAGCGGTATTCGTTGTCATCAGCCAATTGAAGCATATACTAGGACTGAAAGTTCCTCAGATCACTGGACCACTTGCTTCAGTGAAG ATTTTCACGTATATGATGAAAAACATTCCCTCGGCGAACATTGGAGCCGTAATTACAGGCGTGCTCTGTCTTGTTCTGTTAATTGGACTGAAACAAGTCAATGAGAGATTCaagcaaaaactgaaagttCCCATCCCTGCAGAACTTCTAGTG GTTGTTGTCGGAACTGCCATCTCATATGGTGCGACCATCAATGCGAATTTTGGTACATCGATCATAGGAGAAATACCAAAGGG ACTTCCTCCTCTGAGTGTACCATCTTTATCCCGGATATCGAACATTTCCTCAGACGCCTTTGTTATCGCAGTGGTGATATTTGCCACAAACATCTCACTAGCCAAAATGTTTGCTAAGAAGCGTGGTTACGCAGTCGAACCAAACCAG GAGCTAATTTCGTATGGAGCAGGAAACATTGCTGGctcttttttttcgtgtttCCCGATCTGCAACGCTTTAGCACGTACAGCGGTACAGGAAAACCTTGCAAACACACAG CTTTGCAGCGTGGTTGTGATCGCCTTGATCCTTCTCGTTCTACTGTTTATTGCTCCACTTTTTTACCATCTTCCAAAG GCTATCCTAGCTGCAGTTGTGATCGCCAATCTCGTTGGCCTGCTCAGGCAATTTTCAAGGCTGCGGGATTTATGGGGAATTCACAAACCTGATGCG GTTGTATGGTTTTTCACTTGTTTTGGTGTCATACTGTTGGGAGTTGATGTTGGACTGGGTGTAGGAGTGATCTGTGCGTTATTTGCAGTAGTTTTATCCCTTTCCAG ATCCAGGCACACAATCCTTGGAAGAGTAAAGGCAACTGAGTTATATCGTGACATCAAGCAATGTCCCTCG GCCTTCGAGGTCCCTGGTGTGAAGGTGCTGAGACTCGAGTCCCCTCTTTACTTTGGTAACGTGGAGCGCTTCAGAAATGCGCTGGTTAGTGCTTCTGGACTGGATCCCAGTTCTCAACAGAAAGCGCGCAAAAGGGTCAAACTTGGAAACGACGACGAAAAATATGATCTTCTCGAGAGTGAAAATGGAGGAAACTGTAACGGAGAGATCCCTAATGGT aaaccaattcctttggaaaagaaaaggacTCCAAGGACAAGTGCTGTTGAAGTTGACGAGCCGCAAACCTGTATTCACACTGTCGTCATTGATTGTAGCAGTTTTACTTTCATCGATTCGGTTGGACTTCATGCGCTTCCATCT CTTCTATCGGAGTTCAAGAAAGCTGGAGTTCAGATATACCTGGCTGGTTGCTCTT CAATTCTTATTAAAAGGCTCGCAAGTTCCACTAAGAAGGCCGCTATACAGGCCATTCCACATCATGCGATGTTTCCATCCATTCATGACGCTGTTATATCTGCCATAAGATCACGTGACTACGCG CTTTGGGGAGAAGACTTGGAGAAGGAGACATGTTTGTAA
- the LOC131778310 gene encoding serine/threonine-protein kinase Nek4-like, producing MPLESFTIGKVIGKGSYGEVYLAKHRKDRKQYVMKKVDLSKASERERKAAEQEAKLLSQLRHPNIVSYRESFQDESGFLYIIMNFCEGGDLYTKLKAQSKEGKVLEETQVVEWFVQIAMALQYMHERNVLHRDLKTQNIFLTKSKIIKVGDLGIARVLETSYDMATTMIGTPYYMSPELFSNKPYNHKSDVWALGCCLYEMCTLRHAFNAKDMSSLVYKILKGKIPPLPSNYSTDLRGIVQSMLELEPEKRPSASRLLRHTYIKKQISLFLEGTKNRQKQKTVSKEERTASAKSKSSSSEPPKLDSGYVGSVLEASIATVSAVDCVLIDEKSAKQSPKPSSRNDHGRSSVDSTSSSNSSSEKGRTEVDVKKTEQKNVVDLKQKELIRKQMGERKKSAGSERTSNKQSVKERGGEEKDVPVRRSSEDVKKAAGLEEKRGKPSPAKSRTPKAERPLPQPPKGGPPGGDLPASRSPRARRRYKVTSSSHAARSQYAEEEEEEEEDDKSNADSESSAKSVSESTPLSGLSARERRRLKQKQKGGKNVPTPPSAPVLPSPSEVIAAKVKRSQESSPGATPRQGSAGGDPRRQLSSEGFDIPDGARPVVRQGSGNVSNTESVEQDSDSDSELEEINMDEPSASAQRNPRRQSDVTSLITALDTTLKMSNAGADRDSPDVDAVLETPEEEEPLDVPFGGSPTASGRLRDRIERLRRECLRGIGEDLLTEAYNIINTQEEDYVEEALVRLMGRENFEKYGGTVWQLKFLEEYKMH from the exons ATGCCGCTGGAAAGTTTCACCATCGGCAAAGTGATCGGTAAGGGAAGTTATGGAGAGGTTTATTTGGCGAAGCATCGCAAAGATCGAAAGCAG TATGTTATGAAGAAGGTCGACCTTTCTAAAGCCTCTGAAAGGGAAAGGAAAGCGGCTGAACAGGAG GCAAAATTGTTATCTCAGTTGCGGCATCCCAACATTGTTTCTTACCGGGAATCGTTTCAAGATGAATCAGGATTTCTCTATATCATAATGAACTTCTGTGAGGGAGGTGATCTGTATACAAAGCTGAAAGCACAGTCTAAAGAAGGAAAAGTACTTGAAGAGACACAAGTTGTTGAGTGGTTTGTCCAAATAGCCATGGCATTGCAG TATATGCATGAGAGGAATGTTCTTCACAGAGATCTAAAAacccaaaacatttttttgacaAAGAGCAAAATAATCAAA GTTGGTGATCTTGGTATAGCAAGAGTTTTAGAAACATCCTATGATATGGCAACCACAATGATTGGAACGCCATACTATATGTCTCCAGAGCTATTTTCTAACAAGCCTTATAACCATAAG TCTGACGTTTGGGCTTTAGGCTGTTGCTTGTATGAGATGTGCACATTGCGACATGCATTCAATGCAAAGGATATGAGTTCTTTAGTTTACAAGATACTTAAAGGAAAG ATTCCACCTCTGCCATCAAATTACAGTACTGATCTGCGTGGGATTGTGCAGAGTATGTTGGAATTAGAACCCGAGAAGAGACCCAGTGCCTCACGCCTTTTACGTCACACGTACATCAAGAAACagatttctcttttccttgagGGAACAAAAAATAG ACAAAAGcagaaaacagtttcaaagGAAGAACGAACCGCTAGTGCTAAATCAAAATCATCTTCATCAGAACCGCCCAAATTAGATTCTGGATACGTAGGATCTGTACTTGAAGCTTCTATCGCGACAGTTTCTGCTGTAGATTGTGTTTTAATCGACGAGAAGTCAGCAAAACAATCACCAAAGCCTTCATCGAGAAATGACCATGGTAGATCTTCGGTAGACTCTACAAGTTCGTCGAATAGCTCTTCTGAAAAAGGAAGAACGGAGGTGGATGTCAAGAAAACTGAGCAGAAAAATGTTGTggatttaaaacaaaaagaactgATAAGGAAACAAATGGGCGAGAGGAAGAAGTCGGCTGGTAGTGAGAGGACAAGTAATAAACAGTCAGTGAAGGAGAGAGGTGGTGAAGAAAAAGATGTTCCTGTCAGGAGATCTTCGGAGGATGTAAAGAAAGCAGCAGGTTTGGAGGAGAAGAGAGGTAAACCTAGTCCTGCCAAATCAAGAACGCCCAAAGCGGAG CGACCCTTGCCCCAGCCCCCCAAAGGAGGACCTCCTGGGGGAGATTTACCCGCGTCAAGAAGTCCCAGAGCGAGGCGAAGATACAAAGTAACGTCCAGTTCACACGCGGCCAGATCCCAATACGCcgaggaagaggaggaagaagaggaagatgatAAGAGTAACGCGGATTCCGAATCAAG tgcCAAGTCTGTCAGTGAAAGCACACCTTTG AGTGGCTTATCGGCCCGTGAAAGACGACGTcttaaacagaaacaaaagggTGGCAAAAACGTACCTACCCCACCCTCAGCACCTGTACTTCCCTCACCTAGTGAAGTGATCGCCGCCAAGGTCAAACGTTCTCAAGAGAGCAGTCCAGGAG CCACTCCTAGGCAGGGGTCAGCGGGCGGCGATCCTAGACGTCAGCTGAGTTCGGAGGGATTTGATATCCCAGATGGAGCCAGGCCTGTCGTGCGACAAGGATCCGGTAATGTTTCAAATACG GAATCAGTTGAACAGGACAGCGACTCGGACTCGGAGCTGGAGGAAATTAATATGGATGAACCTTCTGCCTCTGCGCAGAG GAATCCGCGCAGGCAAAGTGACGTCACGTCTCTGATCACTGCACTGGACACCACCTTGAAAATGTCAAATGCCGGCGCTGACAGAGATTCCCCGGATGTGGATGCTGTGCTTGAAACACCAGAAGAGGAAGAACCCCTGGATGTACCTTTTG gaGGATCGCCCACAGCATCCGGGAGATTACGAGACCGAATAGAGCGATTAAGAAG ggaATGTTTACGCGGAATCGGCGAAGACCTGCTTACAGAAGCGTATAATATTATTAACACCCAGGAAGAAGACTATGTTGAG GAGGCCCTGGTTCGTCTGATGGGAAGagaaaattttgagaaatatGGTGGAACAGTTTGGCAGCTAAAGTTCCTTGAAGAATATAAAATGCACTAA
- the LOC131778342 gene encoding prestin isoform X1, which translates to MESLEEWSICRQSPDIDIARNVYEESFFTATRPHGRPLSAGEGSSKKSHYWHVVQRKLFLSSCSWSGLISFLARLMPIIRWLPKYNIKEDLFPDANGGVTLAVMHIPQGLAFAMLASLPPVTGLYTAIIPVLVYMIMGTSRHLSVGSFAVICLMVAQVVEREVGSMPLSPSPTPGNGSMSSPSPTGASTGLWTPLESAKMEVAISLSLLVGIIQVIMGVARLGFVVTFLSDPLISGFTTGSAVFVVISQLKHILGLKVPQITGPLASVKIFTYMMKNIPSANIGAVITGVLCLVLLIGLKQVNERFKQKLKVPIPAELLVVVVGTAISYGATINANFGTSIIGEIPKGLPPLSVPSLSRISNISSDAFVIAVVIFATNISLAKMFAKKRGYAVEPNQELISYGAGNIAGSFFSCFPICNALARTAVQENLANTQLCSVVVIALILLVLLFIAPLFYHLPKAILAAVVIANLVGLLRQFSRLRDLWGIHKPDAVVWFFTCFGVILLGVDVGLGVGVICALFAVVLSLSRSRHTILGRVKATELYRDIKQCPSAFEVPGVKVLRLESPLYFGNVERFRNALVSASGLDPSSQQKARKRVKLGNDDEKYDLLESENGGNCNGEIPNGKPIPLEKKRTPRTSAVEVDEPQTCIHTVVIDCSSFTFIDSVGLHALPSLLSEFKKAGVQIYLAGCSSILIKRLASSTKKAAIQAIPHHAMFPSIHDAVISAIRSRDYALWGEDLEKETCL; encoded by the exons atggaatcgCTTGAAGAGTGGTCAATTTGCCGCCAAAGCCCTGACATAGATATCGCCAGAAACGTTTACGAGGAAAGCTTCTTCACTGCAACAAGACCCCATGGCCGTCCACTGAGTGCAGGGGAAGGCTCATCGAAGAAGAGCCATTACTGGCATGTCGTTCAACGAAAGCTTTTTCTGAGTTCGTGTTCATGGAGTGGTTTGATCTCTTTTCTGGCTCGGCTCATGCCGATTATTCGCTGGTTACCAAAATACAACATCAAAGAAGATTTGTTTCCCGACGCAAATGGTGGTGTTACATTGGCAGTTATGCATATTCCTCAAG GACTCGCATTCGCCATGCTGGCTTCTCTTCCGCCGGTCACGGGACTTTACACCGCCATTATCCCAGTTTTGGTTTATATGATCATGGGTACATCACGACACTTGTCTGTAG GTAGTTTCGCAGTCATTTGTTTGATGGTGGCTCAAGTTGTTGAACGTGAAGTGGGTTCCATGCCATTATCACCCAGTCCCACACCAGGTAATGGCTCGATGTCCAGTCCTTCTCCGACAGGTGCAAGCACCGGGTTATGGACACCCCTCGAGTCAGCCAAAATGGAGGTCGCCATTTCCCTTTCCTTACTCGTTGGTATCATCCAG GTTATCATGGGAGTGGCGAGGCTGGGATTTGTGGTGACGTTCTTGTCGGATCCATTGATCAGCGGTTTTACCACAGGATCAGCGGTATTCGTTGTCATCAGCCAATTGAAGCATATACTAGGACTGAAAGTTCCTCAGATCACTGGACCACTTGCTTCAGTGAAG ATTTTCACGTATATGATGAAAAACATTCCCTCGGCGAACATTGGAGCCGTAATTACAGGCGTGCTCTGTCTTGTTCTGTTAATTGGACTGAAACAAGTCAATGAGAGATTCaagcaaaaactgaaagttCCCATCCCTGCAGAACTTCTAGTG GTTGTTGTCGGAACTGCCATCTCATATGGTGCGACCATCAATGCGAATTTTGGTACATCGATCATAGGAGAAATACCAAAGGG ACTTCCTCCTCTGAGTGTACCATCTTTATCCCGGATATCGAACATTTCCTCAGACGCCTTTGTTATCGCAGTGGTGATATTTGCCACAAACATCTCACTAGCCAAAATGTTTGCTAAGAAGCGTGGTTACGCAGTCGAACCAAACCAG GAGCTAATTTCGTATGGAGCAGGAAACATTGCTGGctcttttttttcgtgtttCCCGATCTGCAACGCTTTAGCACGTACAGCGGTACAGGAAAACCTTGCAAACACACAG CTTTGCAGCGTGGTTGTGATCGCCTTGATCCTTCTCGTTCTACTGTTTATTGCTCCACTTTTTTACCATCTTCCAAAG GCTATCCTAGCTGCAGTTGTGATCGCCAATCTCGTTGGCCTGCTCAGGCAATTTTCAAGGCTGCGGGATTTATGGGGAATTCACAAACCTGATGCG GTTGTATGGTTTTTCACTTGTTTTGGTGTCATACTGTTGGGAGTTGATGTTGGACTGGGTGTAGGAGTGATCTGTGCGTTATTTGCAGTAGTTTTATCCCTTTCCAG ATCCAGGCACACAATCCTTGGAAGAGTAAAGGCAACTGAGTTATATCGTGACATCAAGCAATGTCCCTCG GCCTTCGAGGTCCCTGGTGTGAAGGTGCTGAGACTCGAGTCCCCTCTTTACTTTGGTAACGTGGAGCGCTTCAGAAATGCGCTGGTTAGTGCTTCTGGACTGGATCCCAGTTCTCAACAGAAAGCGCGCAAAAGGGTCAAACTTGGAAACGACGACGAAAAATATGATCTTCTCGAGAGTGAAAATGGAGGAAACTGTAACGGAGAGATCCCTAATGGT aaaccaattcctttggaaaagaaaaggacTCCAAGGACAAGTGCTGTTGAAGTTGACGAGCCGCAAACCTGTATTCACACTGTCGTCATTGATTGTAGCAGTTTTACTTTCATCGATTCGGTTGGACTTCATGCGCTTCCATCT CTTCTATCGGAGTTCAAGAAAGCTGGAGTTCAGATATACCTGGCTGGTTGCTCTT CAATTCTTATTAAAAGGCTCGCAAGTTCCACTAAGAAGGCCGCTATACAGGCCATTCCACATCATGCGATGTTTCCATCCATTCATGACGCTGTTATATCTGCCATAAGATCACGTGACTACGCG CTTTGGGGAGAAGACTTGGAGAAGGAGACATGTTTGTAA